One Monomorium pharaonis isolate MP-MQ-018 chromosome 4, ASM1337386v2, whole genome shotgun sequence DNA segment encodes these proteins:
- the LOC105830811 gene encoding uncharacterized protein LOC105830811 isoform X4 — MAMTASTEKMDMDKDLPKKKLINTNLLSLKCLLFIFFGGIGCLFPFLPLHMMKAGLSIENIRFVSMVSPAIAILGPLIAGPIADKLAGCQSNNDKSSTGRYLRVMIAVACIFSALFYSLLMLVPTVDRALPAGKSPQLKFNCDRRGAMVRQERCQNRFGCHRWTDYDSGVGAMLLENCNYACYPTSLRRWQLITRTTTFRSNVDVEADLFDGSGETTVIPLNSQLYAQENRDETKKVRRYVIENEPPHLCYKDEDNNIVCHVYTEYSGTLPVNGSLGQALNPENENEWCAYPVFEYFACRIPPKLEDQMAKFNKSCSIECDLVDPYTLPGGVLAESQCQRTGDWTEAAFWMYLFVRSVADIFPTTAVALIDAAVVIATRETSCGRGDVGRQLAFGSLGFALLGPLSGYLSTLTCDIGPAYWLPLVLHAALMILAAVIALSANGMPLSPPEWWWHTRSGMLALPMSAVKRYGSETAALVFVLLVMGTFWSAMDSYLPLHLLRLGGDELSIGVAMTVGAIPAFLFLWKSEHLVDYCGHSNLLITAFTVYILRFTGLSFVSEPWWSLISEALEVFTLGIMWVTAILYLRHLVPRHLTVTAQALPVIAHFCVGRCLGAVIGAYINFGDEDIVQSLRFVYRCMAVAAAIVAGLYFVLYHGLLKPRCHAHTIQGPRQPPTIVQAMNGNGNYTPLRVYHNGMGRKGQFRY, encoded by the exons ATGGCCATGACGGCGTCAACGGAGAAGATGGACATGGACAAGGACTTGCCGAAGAAGAAGCTTATCAACACCAATCTGCTATCGCTCAAGTGTCTTTTGTTCATCTTTTTCGGAG GTATCGGCTGTCTCTTCCCATTTCTTCCGCTGCACATGATGAAGGCGGGACTGAGCATCGAGAACATCAGGTTCGTGTCGATGGTCTCGCCGGCGATAGCGATACTGGGGCCGCTAATAGCGGGACCGATCGCCGACAAGCTCGCCGGCTGCCAGAGCAACAATGACAAATCGTCGACCGGTCGCTACCTCCGCGTGATGATCGCTGTCGCCTGTATCTTCTCGGCGCTCTTCTACTCGCTGCTGATGCTGGTGCCCACGGTGGACCGCGCGTTACCGGCCGGCAAGAGCCCGCAACTCAAGTTCAACTGCGATCGACGCGGCGCGATG GTGCGACAAGAGAGATGCCAGAACCGTTTCGGTTGTCATCGCTGGACCGATTACGATAGCGGTGTGGGTGCCATGCTGCTGGAAAACTGCAACTATGCCTGCTATCCGACCAGCTTGCGACGGTGGCAGCTGATCACACGCACAACGACGTTCCGTAGCAACGTCGACGTCGAGGCTGACCTCTTCGATGGTAGTGGCGAGACCACCGTCATACCGTTGAACAGTCAGCTTTATGCGCAG GAGAATCGTGACGAGACGAAAAAAGTTCGTCGTTACGTCATCGAGAATGAACCGCCACATCTGTGCTACAAGGACGAGGACAATAATATCGTCTGTCACGTTTACACGGAGTACTCCGGCACGCTACCGGTGAACGGTAGCCTCGGACAGGCATTGAATCCTGAAAACGAGAATGAATGGTGCGCGTATCCTGTGTTCGAGTATTTCGCCTGTCGTATTCCACCCAAGCTGGAAGATCAGATGGctaagtttaataaaagttgCTCCATAGAATGCGACCTGGTTGATCCATACACTCTCCCGG GTGGCGTGCTGGCGGAAAGCCAATGCCAACGTACCGGAGATTGGACGGAAGCGGCGTTCTGGATGTACCTGTTTGTACGCTCGGTCGCGGATATCTTTCCGACAACCGCCGTTGCCCTGATCGACGCGGCGGTGGTGATTGCGACCAGGGAGACGTCGTGCGGCCGCGGCGATGTAGGACGCCAGTTGGCTTTCGGCTCCCTTGGTTTTGCCCTGCTAGGACCACTGAGCGGCTACCTGAGCACCCTGACGTGCGACATCGGACCGGCTTACTGGTTACCGCTCGTCTTGCACGCCGCATTAATGATCCTCGCGGCTGTTATCGCTCTGTCGGCGAACGGCATGCCACTCAGTCCGCCAGAATGGTGGTGGCACACGAGAAGTGGTATGCTGGCGTTACCGATGAGCGCTGTCAAGAGATACGGCAGCGAGACCGCTGCCTTGGTCTTCGTCCTGCTAGTCATGGGAACCTTTTGGAGCGCAATGGACAGCTACCTACCTTT GCATCTTCTAAGACTAGGAGGCGATGAACTTTCCATCGGTGTCGCTATGACCGTTGGAGCAATACCTGCGTTTCTGTTCCTCTGGAAGTCGGAACATCTTGTAGATTACTGTGGACACAGTAACCTTCTCATCACTGCCTTCACGGTGTACATACTCAG GTTCACCGGATTGAGTTTCGTATCTGAGCCTTGGTGGTCCCTAATCTCGGAAGCTTTAGAAGTATTCACTTTAGGAATAATGTGGGTTACTGCCATTCTCTATTTGAGACATTTGGTACCGCGTCATTTGACCGTGACTGCCCAAGCGCTGCCTGTGATAGCTCACTTTTGCGTTG GCCGGTGTCTCGGAGCCGTCATCGGTGCTTATATCAATTTCGGCGATGAAGACATCGTACAATCGTTGAGATTTGTGTATCGTTGCATGGCGGTAGCGGCGGCTATCGTTGCCGGCCTGTATTTCGTATTGTATCATGGTTTATTGAAGCCAAGATGTCATGCACATACCATCCAGGGTCCTCGTCAACCCCCAACAATCGTGCAAG CGATGAATGGAAATGGAAATTACACGCCGCTGAGAGTGTACCATAATGGAATGGGCAGAAAAGGTCAATTTCGATACTGA
- the LOC105830811 gene encoding uncharacterized protein LOC105830811 isoform X1 — translation MAMTASTEKMDMDKDLPKKKLINTNLLSLKCLLFIFFGGIGCLFPFLPLHMMKAGLSIENIRFVSMVSPAIAILGPLIAGPIADKLAGCQSNNDKSSTGRYLRVMIAVACIFSALFYSLLMLVPTVDRALPAGKSPQLKFNCDRRGAMVRQERCQNRFGCHRWTDYDSGVGAMLLENCNYACYPTSLRRWQLITRTTTFRSNVDVEADLFDGSGETTVIPLNSQLYAQVQENRDETKKVRRYVIENEPPHLCYKDEDNNIVCHVYTEYSGTLPVNGSLGQALNPENENEWCAYPVFEYFACRIPPKLEDQMAKFNKSCSIECDLVDPYTLPGGVLAESQCQRTGDWTEAAFWMYLFVRSVADIFPTTAVALIDAAVVIATRETSCGRGDVGRQLAFGSLGFALLGPLSGYLSTLTCDIGPAYWLPLVLHAALMILAAVIALSANGMPLSPPEWWWHTRSGMLALPMSAVKRYGSETAALVFVLLVMGTFWSAMDSYLPLHLLRLGGDELSIGVAMTVGAIPAFLFLWKSEHLVDYCGHSNLLITAFTVYILRFTGLSFVSEPWWSLISEALEVFTLGIMWVTAILYLRHLVPRHLTVTAQALPVIAHFCVGRCLGAVIGAYINFGDEDIVQSLRFVYRCMAVAAAIVAGLYFVLYHGLLKPRCHAHTIQGPRQPPTIVQAAIRDYELTMNGNGNYTPLRVYHNGMGRKGQFRY, via the exons ATGGCCATGACGGCGTCAACGGAGAAGATGGACATGGACAAGGACTTGCCGAAGAAGAAGCTTATCAACACCAATCTGCTATCGCTCAAGTGTCTTTTGTTCATCTTTTTCGGAG GTATCGGCTGTCTCTTCCCATTTCTTCCGCTGCACATGATGAAGGCGGGACTGAGCATCGAGAACATCAGGTTCGTGTCGATGGTCTCGCCGGCGATAGCGATACTGGGGCCGCTAATAGCGGGACCGATCGCCGACAAGCTCGCCGGCTGCCAGAGCAACAATGACAAATCGTCGACCGGTCGCTACCTCCGCGTGATGATCGCTGTCGCCTGTATCTTCTCGGCGCTCTTCTACTCGCTGCTGATGCTGGTGCCCACGGTGGACCGCGCGTTACCGGCCGGCAAGAGCCCGCAACTCAAGTTCAACTGCGATCGACGCGGCGCGATG GTGCGACAAGAGAGATGCCAGAACCGTTTCGGTTGTCATCGCTGGACCGATTACGATAGCGGTGTGGGTGCCATGCTGCTGGAAAACTGCAACTATGCCTGCTATCCGACCAGCTTGCGACGGTGGCAGCTGATCACACGCACAACGACGTTCCGTAGCAACGTCGACGTCGAGGCTGACCTCTTCGATGGTAGTGGCGAGACCACCGTCATACCGTTGAACAGTCAGCTTTATGCGCAGGTACAG GAGAATCGTGACGAGACGAAAAAAGTTCGTCGTTACGTCATCGAGAATGAACCGCCACATCTGTGCTACAAGGACGAGGACAATAATATCGTCTGTCACGTTTACACGGAGTACTCCGGCACGCTACCGGTGAACGGTAGCCTCGGACAGGCATTGAATCCTGAAAACGAGAATGAATGGTGCGCGTATCCTGTGTTCGAGTATTTCGCCTGTCGTATTCCACCCAAGCTGGAAGATCAGATGGctaagtttaataaaagttgCTCCATAGAATGCGACCTGGTTGATCCATACACTCTCCCGG GTGGCGTGCTGGCGGAAAGCCAATGCCAACGTACCGGAGATTGGACGGAAGCGGCGTTCTGGATGTACCTGTTTGTACGCTCGGTCGCGGATATCTTTCCGACAACCGCCGTTGCCCTGATCGACGCGGCGGTGGTGATTGCGACCAGGGAGACGTCGTGCGGCCGCGGCGATGTAGGACGCCAGTTGGCTTTCGGCTCCCTTGGTTTTGCCCTGCTAGGACCACTGAGCGGCTACCTGAGCACCCTGACGTGCGACATCGGACCGGCTTACTGGTTACCGCTCGTCTTGCACGCCGCATTAATGATCCTCGCGGCTGTTATCGCTCTGTCGGCGAACGGCATGCCACTCAGTCCGCCAGAATGGTGGTGGCACACGAGAAGTGGTATGCTGGCGTTACCGATGAGCGCTGTCAAGAGATACGGCAGCGAGACCGCTGCCTTGGTCTTCGTCCTGCTAGTCATGGGAACCTTTTGGAGCGCAATGGACAGCTACCTACCTTT GCATCTTCTAAGACTAGGAGGCGATGAACTTTCCATCGGTGTCGCTATGACCGTTGGAGCAATACCTGCGTTTCTGTTCCTCTGGAAGTCGGAACATCTTGTAGATTACTGTGGACACAGTAACCTTCTCATCACTGCCTTCACGGTGTACATACTCAG GTTCACCGGATTGAGTTTCGTATCTGAGCCTTGGTGGTCCCTAATCTCGGAAGCTTTAGAAGTATTCACTTTAGGAATAATGTGGGTTACTGCCATTCTCTATTTGAGACATTTGGTACCGCGTCATTTGACCGTGACTGCCCAAGCGCTGCCTGTGATAGCTCACTTTTGCGTTG GCCGGTGTCTCGGAGCCGTCATCGGTGCTTATATCAATTTCGGCGATGAAGACATCGTACAATCGTTGAGATTTGTGTATCGTTGCATGGCGGTAGCGGCGGCTATCGTTGCCGGCCTGTATTTCGTATTGTATCATGGTTTATTGAAGCCAAGATGTCATGCACATACCATCCAGGGTCCTCGTCAACCCCCAACAATCGTGCAAG CTGCCATAAGAGATTACGAACTGA CGATGAATGGAAATGGAAATTACACGCCGCTGAGAGTGTACCATAATGGAATGGGCAGAAAAGGTCAATTTCGATACTGA
- the LOC105830811 gene encoding uncharacterized protein LOC105830811 isoform X2, translating to MAMTASTEKMDMDKDLPKKKLINTNLLSLKCLLFIFFGGIGCLFPFLPLHMMKAGLSIENIRFVSMVSPAIAILGPLIAGPIADKLAGCQSNNDKSSTGRYLRVMIAVACIFSALFYSLLMLVPTVDRALPAGKSPQLKFNCDRRGAMVRQERCQNRFGCHRWTDYDSGVGAMLLENCNYACYPTSLRRWQLITRTTTFRSNVDVEADLFDGSGETTVIPLNSQLYAQENRDETKKVRRYVIENEPPHLCYKDEDNNIVCHVYTEYSGTLPVNGSLGQALNPENENEWCAYPVFEYFACRIPPKLEDQMAKFNKSCSIECDLVDPYTLPGGVLAESQCQRTGDWTEAAFWMYLFVRSVADIFPTTAVALIDAAVVIATRETSCGRGDVGRQLAFGSLGFALLGPLSGYLSTLTCDIGPAYWLPLVLHAALMILAAVIALSANGMPLSPPEWWWHTRSGMLALPMSAVKRYGSETAALVFVLLVMGTFWSAMDSYLPLHLLRLGGDELSIGVAMTVGAIPAFLFLWKSEHLVDYCGHSNLLITAFTVYILRFTGLSFVSEPWWSLISEALEVFTLGIMWVTAILYLRHLVPRHLTVTAQALPVIAHFCVGRCLGAVIGAYINFGDEDIVQSLRFVYRCMAVAAAIVAGLYFVLYHGLLKPRCHAHTIQGPRQPPTIVQAAIRDYELTMNGNGNYTPLRVYHNGMGRKGQFRY from the exons ATGGCCATGACGGCGTCAACGGAGAAGATGGACATGGACAAGGACTTGCCGAAGAAGAAGCTTATCAACACCAATCTGCTATCGCTCAAGTGTCTTTTGTTCATCTTTTTCGGAG GTATCGGCTGTCTCTTCCCATTTCTTCCGCTGCACATGATGAAGGCGGGACTGAGCATCGAGAACATCAGGTTCGTGTCGATGGTCTCGCCGGCGATAGCGATACTGGGGCCGCTAATAGCGGGACCGATCGCCGACAAGCTCGCCGGCTGCCAGAGCAACAATGACAAATCGTCGACCGGTCGCTACCTCCGCGTGATGATCGCTGTCGCCTGTATCTTCTCGGCGCTCTTCTACTCGCTGCTGATGCTGGTGCCCACGGTGGACCGCGCGTTACCGGCCGGCAAGAGCCCGCAACTCAAGTTCAACTGCGATCGACGCGGCGCGATG GTGCGACAAGAGAGATGCCAGAACCGTTTCGGTTGTCATCGCTGGACCGATTACGATAGCGGTGTGGGTGCCATGCTGCTGGAAAACTGCAACTATGCCTGCTATCCGACCAGCTTGCGACGGTGGCAGCTGATCACACGCACAACGACGTTCCGTAGCAACGTCGACGTCGAGGCTGACCTCTTCGATGGTAGTGGCGAGACCACCGTCATACCGTTGAACAGTCAGCTTTATGCGCAG GAGAATCGTGACGAGACGAAAAAAGTTCGTCGTTACGTCATCGAGAATGAACCGCCACATCTGTGCTACAAGGACGAGGACAATAATATCGTCTGTCACGTTTACACGGAGTACTCCGGCACGCTACCGGTGAACGGTAGCCTCGGACAGGCATTGAATCCTGAAAACGAGAATGAATGGTGCGCGTATCCTGTGTTCGAGTATTTCGCCTGTCGTATTCCACCCAAGCTGGAAGATCAGATGGctaagtttaataaaagttgCTCCATAGAATGCGACCTGGTTGATCCATACACTCTCCCGG GTGGCGTGCTGGCGGAAAGCCAATGCCAACGTACCGGAGATTGGACGGAAGCGGCGTTCTGGATGTACCTGTTTGTACGCTCGGTCGCGGATATCTTTCCGACAACCGCCGTTGCCCTGATCGACGCGGCGGTGGTGATTGCGACCAGGGAGACGTCGTGCGGCCGCGGCGATGTAGGACGCCAGTTGGCTTTCGGCTCCCTTGGTTTTGCCCTGCTAGGACCACTGAGCGGCTACCTGAGCACCCTGACGTGCGACATCGGACCGGCTTACTGGTTACCGCTCGTCTTGCACGCCGCATTAATGATCCTCGCGGCTGTTATCGCTCTGTCGGCGAACGGCATGCCACTCAGTCCGCCAGAATGGTGGTGGCACACGAGAAGTGGTATGCTGGCGTTACCGATGAGCGCTGTCAAGAGATACGGCAGCGAGACCGCTGCCTTGGTCTTCGTCCTGCTAGTCATGGGAACCTTTTGGAGCGCAATGGACAGCTACCTACCTTT GCATCTTCTAAGACTAGGAGGCGATGAACTTTCCATCGGTGTCGCTATGACCGTTGGAGCAATACCTGCGTTTCTGTTCCTCTGGAAGTCGGAACATCTTGTAGATTACTGTGGACACAGTAACCTTCTCATCACTGCCTTCACGGTGTACATACTCAG GTTCACCGGATTGAGTTTCGTATCTGAGCCTTGGTGGTCCCTAATCTCGGAAGCTTTAGAAGTATTCACTTTAGGAATAATGTGGGTTACTGCCATTCTCTATTTGAGACATTTGGTACCGCGTCATTTGACCGTGACTGCCCAAGCGCTGCCTGTGATAGCTCACTTTTGCGTTG GCCGGTGTCTCGGAGCCGTCATCGGTGCTTATATCAATTTCGGCGATGAAGACATCGTACAATCGTTGAGATTTGTGTATCGTTGCATGGCGGTAGCGGCGGCTATCGTTGCCGGCCTGTATTTCGTATTGTATCATGGTTTATTGAAGCCAAGATGTCATGCACATACCATCCAGGGTCCTCGTCAACCCCCAACAATCGTGCAAG CTGCCATAAGAGATTACGAACTGA CGATGAATGGAAATGGAAATTACACGCCGCTGAGAGTGTACCATAATGGAATGGGCAGAAAAGGTCAATTTCGATACTGA
- the LOC105830811 gene encoding uncharacterized protein LOC105830811 isoform X3, protein MAMTASTEKMDMDKDLPKKKLINTNLLSLKCLLFIFFGGIGCLFPFLPLHMMKAGLSIENIRFVSMVSPAIAILGPLIAGPIADKLAGCQSNNDKSSTGRYLRVMIAVACIFSALFYSLLMLVPTVDRALPAGKSPQLKFNCDRRGAMVRQERCQNRFGCHRWTDYDSGVGAMLLENCNYACYPTSLRRWQLITRTTTFRSNVDVEADLFDGSGETTVIPLNSQLYAQVQENRDETKKVRRYVIENEPPHLCYKDEDNNIVCHVYTEYSGTLPVNGSLGQALNPENENEWCAYPVFEYFACRIPPKLEDQMAKFNKSCSIECDLVDPYTLPGGVLAESQCQRTGDWTEAAFWMYLFVRSVADIFPTTAVALIDAAVVIATRETSCGRGDVGRQLAFGSLGFALLGPLSGYLSTLTCDIGPAYWLPLVLHAALMILAAVIALSANGMPLSPPEWWWHTRSGMLALPMSAVKRYGSETAALVFVLLVMGTFWSAMDSYLPLHLLRLGGDELSIGVAMTVGAIPAFLFLWKSEHLVDYCGHSNLLITAFTVYILRFTGLSFVSEPWWSLISEALEVFTLGIMWVTAILYLRHLVPRHLTVTAQALPVIAHFCVGRCLGAVIGAYINFGDEDIVQSLRFVYRCMAVAAAIVAGLYFVLYHGLLKPRCHAHTIQGPRQPPTIVQAMNGNGNYTPLRVYHNGMGRKGQFRY, encoded by the exons ATGGCCATGACGGCGTCAACGGAGAAGATGGACATGGACAAGGACTTGCCGAAGAAGAAGCTTATCAACACCAATCTGCTATCGCTCAAGTGTCTTTTGTTCATCTTTTTCGGAG GTATCGGCTGTCTCTTCCCATTTCTTCCGCTGCACATGATGAAGGCGGGACTGAGCATCGAGAACATCAGGTTCGTGTCGATGGTCTCGCCGGCGATAGCGATACTGGGGCCGCTAATAGCGGGACCGATCGCCGACAAGCTCGCCGGCTGCCAGAGCAACAATGACAAATCGTCGACCGGTCGCTACCTCCGCGTGATGATCGCTGTCGCCTGTATCTTCTCGGCGCTCTTCTACTCGCTGCTGATGCTGGTGCCCACGGTGGACCGCGCGTTACCGGCCGGCAAGAGCCCGCAACTCAAGTTCAACTGCGATCGACGCGGCGCGATG GTGCGACAAGAGAGATGCCAGAACCGTTTCGGTTGTCATCGCTGGACCGATTACGATAGCGGTGTGGGTGCCATGCTGCTGGAAAACTGCAACTATGCCTGCTATCCGACCAGCTTGCGACGGTGGCAGCTGATCACACGCACAACGACGTTCCGTAGCAACGTCGACGTCGAGGCTGACCTCTTCGATGGTAGTGGCGAGACCACCGTCATACCGTTGAACAGTCAGCTTTATGCGCAGGTACAG GAGAATCGTGACGAGACGAAAAAAGTTCGTCGTTACGTCATCGAGAATGAACCGCCACATCTGTGCTACAAGGACGAGGACAATAATATCGTCTGTCACGTTTACACGGAGTACTCCGGCACGCTACCGGTGAACGGTAGCCTCGGACAGGCATTGAATCCTGAAAACGAGAATGAATGGTGCGCGTATCCTGTGTTCGAGTATTTCGCCTGTCGTATTCCACCCAAGCTGGAAGATCAGATGGctaagtttaataaaagttgCTCCATAGAATGCGACCTGGTTGATCCATACACTCTCCCGG GTGGCGTGCTGGCGGAAAGCCAATGCCAACGTACCGGAGATTGGACGGAAGCGGCGTTCTGGATGTACCTGTTTGTACGCTCGGTCGCGGATATCTTTCCGACAACCGCCGTTGCCCTGATCGACGCGGCGGTGGTGATTGCGACCAGGGAGACGTCGTGCGGCCGCGGCGATGTAGGACGCCAGTTGGCTTTCGGCTCCCTTGGTTTTGCCCTGCTAGGACCACTGAGCGGCTACCTGAGCACCCTGACGTGCGACATCGGACCGGCTTACTGGTTACCGCTCGTCTTGCACGCCGCATTAATGATCCTCGCGGCTGTTATCGCTCTGTCGGCGAACGGCATGCCACTCAGTCCGCCAGAATGGTGGTGGCACACGAGAAGTGGTATGCTGGCGTTACCGATGAGCGCTGTCAAGAGATACGGCAGCGAGACCGCTGCCTTGGTCTTCGTCCTGCTAGTCATGGGAACCTTTTGGAGCGCAATGGACAGCTACCTACCTTT GCATCTTCTAAGACTAGGAGGCGATGAACTTTCCATCGGTGTCGCTATGACCGTTGGAGCAATACCTGCGTTTCTGTTCCTCTGGAAGTCGGAACATCTTGTAGATTACTGTGGACACAGTAACCTTCTCATCACTGCCTTCACGGTGTACATACTCAG GTTCACCGGATTGAGTTTCGTATCTGAGCCTTGGTGGTCCCTAATCTCGGAAGCTTTAGAAGTATTCACTTTAGGAATAATGTGGGTTACTGCCATTCTCTATTTGAGACATTTGGTACCGCGTCATTTGACCGTGACTGCCCAAGCGCTGCCTGTGATAGCTCACTTTTGCGTTG GCCGGTGTCTCGGAGCCGTCATCGGTGCTTATATCAATTTCGGCGATGAAGACATCGTACAATCGTTGAGATTTGTGTATCGTTGCATGGCGGTAGCGGCGGCTATCGTTGCCGGCCTGTATTTCGTATTGTATCATGGTTTATTGAAGCCAAGATGTCATGCACATACCATCCAGGGTCCTCGTCAACCCCCAACAATCGTGCAAG CGATGAATGGAAATGGAAATTACACGCCGCTGAGAGTGTACCATAATGGAATGGGCAGAAAAGGTCAATTTCGATACTGA